The Apium graveolens cultivar Ventura chromosome 10, ASM990537v1, whole genome shotgun sequence nucleotide sequence ttgtggtgtatAAGGAGCAGTGGTTTGATGTATTATACCAGTAGATTGAAAGTATACTGGATCATAATACTCACCTCCTCTATCAGTACGCAGATTTTTAATCATAGTACTTTTATGTAGCTTCACTTCttctttatagattttaaatttatcaaGAGCTTCATCCTTAGTATTCAACAAATAAACATAGCAATATCTAGATGCATCGTCAATAAATGTAATGACTTATTTTTTATTTCCCAACGAAGGTGTAGCATGAAAATCACATAAATCACTATGTATCAGTTCCAACACTTCAGATATTTTATTTACGTCCTTGAAAGGCTTTCTGGTTATCTTAGTTAACATACATGTTTTACATTTGTCATTGTTTATATCAATAGCCGGTATGCGACTCATTTTAGACATATCCTTTATTCTTTTATAATGTACATGTCCCAGTCTAGCATGCCACAATTTAGATTTATTCGAATTATTACTAGCACTATTAGAAGCCATACAAGCAGATTCATCATCAAATAAGACATTAACATTCAACATAAACATGTCATTACATAAATAACCAAAGCCAACAAAAGTACCATACTTTGACAAGATATACTTGTCACTTTCATACACTTGTTTGTAACCACAATTATTCAATACAACACCAGACAAGAGATTCTTTCGAATTCCAGGAACATACAACACATTATTTAATAATACATATTTTCCCGAAGTAAAAACAAAATTTACATTTCCAAGTCCTTTTATTTGTTCAGTTGCACATTTCCCATCTTTAACATAGATCCATCTTCGATTGGTTGAAAATCTTCAAACCAACGAAGATCTTTACACACATGACTTGTTGCTTCAGAATCAATCCACCATGCAACATTATCATCCTGCACATAAAATGTCTCAGAGATTAGTGACACATAATTCTGCCCAGAATTATAATTTTGTACTAAAATCTGACCTTGTTGCTTTTCTGGATCCTTATATCCACTTGGACCAGCGTTATGCTTGCCTTTACCAACCCGACAATCCTTCTTGAAATGACCAGGTTTGCCACACTTTCAACATGCCAATTTTGGTTTCTTGTTGGAACATGTATTGTTATTTCCTttaaacttcctcttcttaccaTTGTCTTTGTTTGAATTCTTAGAAGATCCACCATTTCAACCATATTTATAGAAGAGTTACCGACTTGATTCTTTCCCTTAGGATTATTCTCAATTTCTTGAGCCCTTAAAGCCTCTTCAATTCTGAAGTGACTTCCAAGTTCAACCAAAGTCATCTCTTCCTTATTATATTTCAGGGTGTGTTTGAAATCTTTCCACGAGGGTGGCAGTTTGTCTATAACACTAGAAACCGAAATTGGATTCATCCATTTTTATGTCGTGTTGAACAAATTGTCCCAAAATCCTTAATAGTTCATTGTACTGTTCCATGACCGGTCTAGTATCAACCATTTTATAGTTAATAAAATTACTAACCAGAAACTTTTTGCTAGAAGCATCTCCAGCCATGTACTTGGATTCAAGGGAATCCCACAATTCTTTTGCAGACTCAACATTTTGGTATATATCAAAAAGAGAATCAGACATACCGTTCAAGATGTGACCCCGACAGATGTAGTCATCATTCTCCCATTTGCAGCGTCTTCTAGTCTGTTCTACAGTTTCCTCCTCAATCATTTCTGGCATTGGAGTACTCAAAACGTACACAACTTTTAATGTGGTTAACAAGAAATGCATCTTCTTTTGCCATCTTCTAAAGTCATGTCCCTCAAACTTGTCTAGTTTTGCAAACTTGCTAGTCATGTCTTTTACAGATTCGTTGTTCGCCATCTTCAGAAAACAAATTTGTTTCAATCTTTGTTGTAGAAAAATTGAGGATAACTTGGATTATTTTGAAGTCTTGACAAACAATTTCAGATTGAAACAATTTGGTGTTTATCCAAATTTTTCAACCGAATAAAATCAGAATATAAGAACAGAGAATGATGCATTTTGTGTGAATTGAACAACCAACCTTTTGTTTTTTCTATCTAAATGACCAAATCTGTTGCAAGTATTATATAGgtgtccaaaagacatgtcctaagatacgtccatacatgtccaaaagacatgtcctaagacacatccatacatgtccaaaagacatgtcctaagacacatcTTTTGAGGTATGCGGTTGTGTCTAAAAGACATGTCTTTTCACATTAACACGAACCCCCGCCAATACCGAAAATCATAATAAACTCAAATAAGCATGCACTCCGCACTCTCCCGACTTGTTTGATGAAATATTACAATCACATTGGTCAACTAGTTAATCCAATTATACTAAAATATCTAACAAATCCATGGGTCAAATATAATTTTGGGTCACAACCCAACTTAAATCCATATTTACTAATCCAAAACCGACCCAAACCCATTTTTTGCCACCCCTTGGCCGGTACTGCCTCCGCCCCTGCGTGGTTGTGTAGAATGTAGAAATTCAGGGATTCAGTGATGACAAATGATGGGGAGTTTGGCGATCTAATTTCAAATCTAAATTCAAATAATTCGGCTTTTTTAGAAGAAAATCAAAATTCATCAAAACTTGAATTTTCAAATTTAATTCTACCAAATATTTTAATTGGTTCAGGTTTTTTTTTTCGGATATTCAAAAATTGAATATTTTGTTCAAATTTCGGCTCGGCATGCCAGAAATTTAAATTCAAATTCAAACTCTTTGAATAAAATTCATTAAATTAAAATGAACTGGATATCCTGTAATTAAatttatatgaaaataataataataatatatgtatCAGTGTTATTATTCGTTGTTGATCATAAGGCTTTACGCGGGCTTAATAACGGCATCCTATTTAAATTTAGAACCCTTAAAAAAGAGAGATTAATGTATTTAGCTCAGAGATTAACGAATCCTCCCAAAATCTATTTCCGAATTATTTTGTAAAATGATGAGTTGTCAATTCAAAATTGGTTATTGGTCATTTAATCAGGCCTGTGTAAAACCAATTATGGGAGCCTTGTCACTCTGCCAGTATTAACATTTAGCGATAACTTTTCCTCCAATAACAAAATTTATCCATACACATTGTTCATTTTGTCAAGTTTTCTTTTTCATTTCAGCTGATCACTTATCTAGAACAGGATGAGGGTAACTTTTATCTTGTTTTTTTACAGCTAAGGTCATGCATAACGCGGTTAATTTATTGTCCAAATGTATTATAGGCATAATTATTTTGGAATGGAAAATGATAACATGTACTCAACACATAAATAAGGAAATGTATGTCAAAATTTGTCTATATCCCTATCTAATCCTTTATCCTCTGTATGAAACATTCCCTTGAGCCCTCTATATAAACTGCTTGTTAAACTCCAACATTTGAACATCCACTTCTTTCAACACAATGGCTTCacattttctcaaattctttggTTTTTCTCTTGTTGTTTTTGCTAGCTATGTGAATGGAGTTTACGAGGATGATTTTAGCTTTGATCAGAATTATTTTTCGTTGTGGGGATCTAATCATCTCACTCGTGTTAACAACAATAAAGAAGTGCAACTCATGTTGGAGCAGTACTCTGGAGGTACAATAATATGCACATGCTTAGTTACCTATCAGATTATTTGGTACTATAAAGTACGTGACTAGACTTATACGCCTTGTAAATGAGTATCTGTTCTAAACAATATATGTATCTGGTTCAATGTATTTTTGCATTACAGGAGGCGGATTCAGATCGATCTCCGATTATGGTTCTGGAAGGTTTGGAATGAGGATGAAATTACCATATGCGAATACCACAGGAATCATAATCAGTTTCTACGTATGTtgaatatatttataatattactcctttttttaaattctaattctggTTATGAAAGCCTTGATCATTTTACTGATTATAATTTTTTGGCATTCAGTTGACTTCAGTCCCAGATAGCTATAACCCGGGAAATCAGGATGAAATCGACTTTGAATTCATTGGTGGTACAGATTTGCAAACTAATATATATGCAGGTGATTCCGGAAACAGAGGGGAAAGGTATCGACTTTGGTTTGATCCTAGAGAGGACTTTCATTTATATGAAGTTCTCTGGAACCCAAATATGATTGTGTAAGTTTGTCATGTTCTCGTACTCTGTACACAAGATTCCCGTATCACAAACTCTTGTACCGATAACAACTCAATATTTTGATTTTTATGTGGTATAGGTTTTATGTTGATAAAATTCCAGTTCGAGTATTTAAGAACAACAAGGACAGGGGAGTGAATTATCTATCAAATCCAATGCATACGGAGGCTAGCATATGGACAGCAGACTGGGCCGGAACTGTGGATTGGAGTCGAGGACCATTCATCACCAACTACAGAAGATTTGGTATAGATGGTTGTGTATCACAAAACACAAGTCTGAATCAAGAATGTCTATCACCTAACCTCCCGTGGAATTCACAGAAAGAACTCAGCCCGCGTGAAAAAATGATGTATCGGAGGATCAGGAAGCAGCATCTGGTGTATGATTATTGCTTGCACAATGAAACAAAACAGAATCACCCAGAGTGCCTTATCCCTCCTATATAATATTTGAATACACTATGAAGAAGTAGATTTTACTTGGCAAGAGTCAAGTACGTTTATATATTTAGGATAATTTCTATGCAGGATTAGGATCATGTAATGGATGTTAGAACTAAGTTAACAATATTAATGGAATGAAATAGCATCATTATACATCTATTATTTTGTTGGACATTACAGTATCTTTATTATAATGGTTTATTTTGTTGTATCTTTATGATACATCGTTGAAATCTCAATTATTCTAAAGGTTTACGTATGTAAATTTAAGATTGAGAATCTAATCTATTAAAAAGGTGTTTTATACCTAACATGATTGGAGATGCCCTTGGTGAAATAGCTACAAAAAAAATTCAGATCGCTACACTGTGTACAGGTTCCCCAATACATACCACTGATTTTGTACTCTGCATATTGTCAGGTTTTTTAGATTTTCATACAAGCACAACGTAATAAACAGATGACAGATGATACAAGCGATCGTTAATTGGATGAAACTAGAGATGATATAGGACAACGTTAATTGGATGTAAATAGAACAAATATAGAACCTAATAACTCTGTGCTCCGTGTGAGATGATAGAAGCCAACGTTAATTCGATAAATTTGAACAAATATAGAACACCCTTGGAGCCTAATTCTGAAAGGGTTAACTAACAATTACCAAGATGGGGATGTTGGAGCCACTTGAACAAAGCAGGAGGCATGGTAGTTTCATTCAGCAGAACAAGGCTCTCCGTAACAATATTTATTCCGCGTAAAAACACTTCATCTGCTTGTCCCTCTGAAGAAATTTCAAATAGTTGTTGAGTTCCATTCTCTACATTTAATAATGAGTACTCATACCGTTGATATCCGCTTGTCACCCAGTCCCAGCTCCTTATTACAAGTTCACTGCCATTTATGAAACCTCCCATTGCTTGACACCCCCTTGAATTTTTTCTTTGTATATAACTGAACCTTTTTTCCCAGTAATAAGAGTCGTCTATCTGTTTCAATACCATCATCACCAAGCCACTACTACCGTTGTTGTTATAACTGGGAAATGAAGATCCTATAATAGCTATTGATTCTCCGTATTCTTCCATAATAATGTACCCGGTAATATCATTAATCCCCTCGGGCTTATCTACTTTTCGGATAATCTCATGATTGATATCAAAAGAAACAACTTCATGACCTTGTAAGAAATATACAACACCGTTCACTAATTTGGCCCTAGGGCATCGCCAGAATGTAAGCTTACTCGTACCAGCAAAAACCTCGATTTCTATAACCTTCCAACTATCGTCGTTTAAGCTATAAATGCAAACTCTATACTTGTGCCAAACCCTGTGCGAGAAAGCATCAATCTTGATTACTTTGTAATCATCATCATGATACCCGAAACACAAAGAAGTAAACCCTAATTCTGGCCGCTCTGATTTAAATCCCCGCGTTGGAGGCatcagcttcttcccttttctgATACTGggattatataaatatataggaGGGTCAAGATGTAAGAGATTGCCAAGACCAGACAGACATAATAACCCGTCACATATTCCATAAACTTTTAAACAATCGTCTGTTAAATTGTCGTGACATTGATCATTGTTACTATCGTAGAGTAGTGGTTGTTGTCGTTGACGACGAATGTAATCGTGTAAAAGATATTTGTTTGTGTGTAGAGATATTTTTTGATAGGCAGTATAGGCCATGATGAAGGACTTACTGCTAATGACTTGATACCAAAATTTGCAAACACAAGTCCATTGTACAAGTGACTTGACTGGTTGTGGAAGAAAAAACTTTATTAACAATTCTTCTGGGATGTGAATATATCTGCGCGCCATTGCATTAGAAATTTAGGGTTGAGCCAAACTCAAATCTAAAACCTCAGAACAACAAATATTAGTAAAATCTTACCACTTTAGCCCTTGCATAAATTGAATGGAGCTAATCGATCGAGGTTGCATTCGCCTTTGTTATTGGGTTGCGAAGAAATCTACAGGATTTGGGGTTTTTTATTAGGGTTTCATGACATATACCAACAGGTATGAATGGGATTCCCGAAGTATAGACCCGACTATCGCAAATGAATATAAAGTATATTTAGGAAatcattaaaataaatttttatgaataaacatgtatatatatatatatatatttcctaCAAACATATCTTATATATTAGAAGTTACTACCAACAATTAGTGCGATATAAGGAtgcacaattttttttaatattatatattttctttaaacaaattattttgaatttaattcttaaaattgttcattaattttttttttaaatgatatgatttcatgataattatattaatacacctatatgtttatagttttATTAGAATAGTTAAACGTATTTAAGATAATAGCATTAATACCgggaaaaaaataatattattataatgattTTATACTTTTTTGAGACTAAAAATACAATATCTCCATTATGTTGAAactttaataaaaatattattttagagaGTTTATTAGTTAATTGATAAACTATCAGAGttatttgaaaaagacaatagtactgattgaacgatatagttttatttatcatttatgtgtaaaataataataataataataataataataataattgatagggataaataaattctaattacataatattacagtaattataaatggtttgggctgcaagacccaataagaagatgtatgacattcagaccaaaatggtcaacacattgatcgggtccgatggaccagatcaggcctgatggaacaaagaagacccaaaaaccctgaatattaattaatttcgtaattaataagggaaaaatcagctattgagaagagtcccgataaggatataaatccttgtagattagcctcaaagggacctgaaaggataaggaatcagtttcctactatttaggactccaaagtccattctaattatgagacttgcccaccaagtctcctatatcaagcccaattcaaggaccaccaacatctatataaggggcctcaccccacaaatcagaactacatttttagGCTTGATTATCTAAtttacagagatacgtaggcatctcgtaaatgcagagttaagctacgaaacacgagagcagccattaaaggacttgagctcccgaaccttagtaataaatacagcaaataataaccttagttttttatccataacatttggcgccgtctgtgggaaagtacaacaacaaccatggcgagaacacggagaacagttagagctctggaggaaggaacaccatcggggacaacccaggtgattttgtctaccgtggagatacctcctcaCTCGACTTATGCACCTACCCAAGggggggaagcccagataggggcatCTGAACCTCAGCAACAAAGGACGATCCCATcagctactcaaggtacgaatcctcaagttcaacaagtacatgcacctgtgaattctcgacccgtcgggtatgaatattcaactgttgttactactaacccccttatgggatgcccctttaccccgaggtgggaggaagcggacatgctgggcggagtgaagcacgagggcgatcgcccccctacatacgaggtttggctcctatccctgaagATCAGGagttttctggtccttacactgaaagagactccaaatcttcggatgatgaagtagccccaagaaggagacgtgttggcaaagagccgatggctaaTGGAGGCcaacgtcctcaaagcacccaagggacgaatccccaagaagtgcaggaaagaatcagggctcatgaggctgagattcaaaggctgaggcgtgacttggaggcgcaccagacccccagtacctcctagggggagaaatcctcctcctgtcatagacctagatggtccggtacggagaagggctgttgtcccaagggctgatccaaacaatattcttccccttggagattctgatgatcctactccgcccttcactgaagagataatgaatgcccatatctcaagaaagttcaagatgccaactatcaaagcctatgatggcacgggagatcccgctaatcatgttaggacattctctaatgcactgctgctgcaacccgtgaatgacgctattaagtgtcaggccttccctcaaaccctgtcgggtatggctcaaaggtggtatagtcgcttgcccccgaactctattgggtcgtttagagagttaagtcaggcttttattaagcaattcatcagtgggagagttcatgagaaaagttcagcatctcttatgagcattgtgcagggaacaaaggaatccttgagagactacctgaatcgtttcacaaaggaggctttaaaagtcccagaccttgatgataaagtagccatgatagcactgcaacaaggaactagggatgagttttttaagatgtccttggccaaacgtccccctgaaagcatgttgcagctcccggatagggcagggaagtatatcaaggttgaagaaagcatgaggaagaccgtagtaagtaatgagcccactggaggcaagaagcggaaaactgatctgtaatatattgctaaggacaagtatcctagaaccgaacaaaactctgattcaacccccaagaagggaggacctgggcaaaagttcactgaatacgctaagttgaatgctcctagaagccagatcttgatggagatcgagaaagatagagatattcgttggcctaagcccttgaaggctgatcccgccaagctagataagagca carries:
- the LOC141691654 gene encoding xyloglucan endotransglucosylase/hydrolase protein 3-like, coding for MASHFLKFFGFSLVVFASYVNGVYEDDFSFDQNYFSLWGSNHLTRVNNNKEVQLMLEQYSGGGGFRSISDYGSGRFGMRMKLPYANTTGIIISFYLTSVPDSYNPGNQDEIDFEFIGGTDLQTNIYAGDSGNRGERYRLWFDPREDFHLYEVLWNPNMIVFYVDKIPVRVFKNNKDRGVNYLSNPMHTEASIWTADWAGTVDWSRGPFITNYRRFGIDGCVSQNTSLNQECLSPNLPWNSQKELSPREKMMYRRIRKQHLVYDYCLHNETKQNHPECLIPPI
- the LOC141693318 gene encoding uncharacterized protein LOC141693318, whose product is MAYTAYQKISLHTNKYLLHDYIRRQRQQPLLYDSNNDQCHDNLTDDCLKVYGICDGLLCLSGLGNLLHLDPPIYLYNPSIRKGKKLMPPTRGFKSERPELGFTSLCFGYHDDDYKVIKIDAFSHRVWHKYRVCIYSLNDDSWKVIEIEVFAGTSKLTFWRCPRAKLVNGVVYFLQGHEVVSFDINHEIIRKVDKPEGINDITGYIIMEEYGESIAIIGSSFPSYNNNGSSGLVMMVLKQIDDSYYWEKRFSYIQRKNSRGCQAMGGFINGSELVIRSWDWVTSGYQRYEYSLLNVENGTQQLFEISSEGQADEVFLRGINIVTESLVLLNETTMPPALFKWLQHPHLGNC